One stretch of Juglans microcarpa x Juglans regia isolate MS1-56 chromosome 3D, Jm3101_v1.0, whole genome shotgun sequence DNA includes these proteins:
- the LOC121256294 gene encoding membrane-associated kinase regulator 5-like — protein sequence MEALNFIKFWRSTGTYTFNDHASHNPLVVKEDDLEEEEEDSFFELEISVSDFDSQNTKTNDDPEINKDKENVTRLDSAKHNHNPAQNPGLNFSEPTLSLFPNDLISRRKILPIEPRDTKPHSPIALLKSAPRFQVLPFKKPKSKLMPTPKTGKTESKSSSIHTQKQKKQENNAFFTVKLKDEETPNSSLFTRASSLRKSESKLQDHKLSEDSKTERFSKEIIQKYLNLVKPLYVKVSKRYSEKLQFPEVLPPSASPSSSPATIPFPKKHLKKSKSASASIGVTRPVSRRDDSLWEQHDGIQSAILHCKRSLNSSRESSLSRSSGGSLHEKSRDSFSEDSSLLSRFTSKPSDEKSVEN from the exons ATGGAAGCTCTAAACTTCATCAAGTTTTGGAGATCCACCGGCACCTACACCTTTAACGACCATGCATCTCATAATCCTCTTGTGGTAAAAGAGGATGACCtcgaggaagaagaggaagactCTTTCTTCGAATTGGAGATCAGCGTTTCTGATTTTGACAGCCAGAATACCAAAACCAACGACGACCCAGAAatcaacaaagacaaagaaaacgTAACCAGGCTCGATTCTGCGAAGCACAACCACAACCCCGCCCAAAACCCCGGCTTGAATTTCTCAGAGCCAACCCTTTCTCTCTTTCCTAATGATCTTATTTCCAGAAGAAAAATCCTCCCAATTGAGCCCAGAGATACCAAGCCTCACTCCCCTATTGCTCTGCTAAAATCAGCTCCCAGATTCCAAGTCCTCCCGTTCAAGAAGCCAAAGTCAAAGTTAATGCCGACACCAAAAACGGGGAAAACGGAGTCCAAAAGCTCTTCCATACACACCCAGAAGCAGAAAAAGCAAGAGAACAATGCTTTCTTCACGGTGAAGCTCAAGGATGAAGAAACTCCAAACAGTTCATTATTCACCAGAGCAAGTAGTTTGAGAAAATCCGAGAGCAAGCTACAAGACCACAAGCTTTCAGAGGACTCGAAAACAGAGCGATTCTCGAAGGAAATTATACAGAAGTACTTGAACCTAGTCAAACCTCTGTACGTCAAGGTCTCGAAAAGATACAGCGAAAAGTTACAGTTCCCGGAAGTCTTACCACCTTCGGCTTCACCGTCTTCGTCTCCGGCGACAATACCGTTTCCTAAGAAGCACTTGAAGAAGAGTAAATCAGCATCGGCTTCGATCGGAGTGACACGGCCAGTAAGTAGGAGAGACGATTCGCTATGGGAGCAGCATGATGGGATTCAAAGTGCCATTCTACATTGCAAGCGATCCTTAAATTCTTCTAGAG AATCTTCATTATCGCGTTCTAGTGGCGGCTCGTTACATGAGAAATCAAGGGATTCATTTTCTGAAG ATTCTTCCCTACTGTCGCGATTTACAAGTAAACCCTCTGACGAGAAATCGGTCGAAAATTGA